CCAGTAAAATCAGAAACATGGGCACACTCCGACATTCAGACCGTCAAAGTACACGATGCGGCCCTGCCGTGGGCAGGACCGCATCTGTGCGAACTTTTCTGGCGGCATGGTCCGAGCGCTCCTTCCCCGGAGACTTGCAGCGTCCATGCCGGACGGACAGACGGACTCCCTGTCCGTCAAGGGTTGTGGTTGCGCGTCCGTACCGGCCGGTACGGATCCCCCCTGCGCCGCCTTCCCCGGGCGGCGCATCATATATGAGTTCGACCGGAGCAGGGACGGCGGCGCGCTGTCCGCTCAGGGACGGTGTTGCGCTCGTCGGCATCCCCTGCTCCGGGCACGGGCTTTTAGGCCAGACCCTTGCGGATCTGGGCGTCGAAATAGGCGATGGTCTTTTTCAGGCCTTCTTCCAGCTGGACCCTGGGCTCCCAGCCCAGGACCTCGCGGGCCAGGCTGATGTCGGGACGGCGCTGTCTGGGGTCGTCGCCGGGCAGGGGCTCGCAGATCAGCCTGGAGCTGCTGTTGGTGAGTTCGATGACCTTCTCGGCCAGTTCGCGGATGGTGAACTCGCCGGGGTTGCCCATGTTCACGGGGCCGGTGAAGTCGTCGGGCGTGGCCATGAGGCGGCACATGCATTCCACCAGGTCATCCACATAGCAGAAGGAGCGGGTCTGGCTGCCGTCACCGTAGATGGTGATGGGCTCGCCCTTCAGGGCCTGCACGATGAAGTTGGAGACCACGCGGCCGTCGTTGGGATGCATCTTGGGGCCGTAGGTATTGAAGATGCGGCCCACCTTGATGTTCACATTGTTCTGGCGGCGGTAGGAGAAGAACAGGGCCTCGGCGCAGCGCTTGCCTTCGTCATAGCAGGAGCGGATGCCGTTGGGGTTCACATGGCCCCAGTAGCTCTCGGGCTGCGGATGCACGTCGGGGTCGCCGTAGACCTCGCTGGTGGAGGCCTGGAAGATGCGCGCCTTCAGGCGTTTGGCCAGGCCCAGCATGTTGATGGCGCCGTGGACGCAGGTCTTGATGGTCTGCACGGGGTCGTGCTGGTAGTGGACGGGCGAGGCCGGACAGGCCAGGTTGTAGATCTCGTCCACTTCCACGAACAGGGGGAAGGTCACGTCATGGCGCAGCAGCTCGAAGCGCTTGTTGTCCATGAGCTCTTCCACATTGGAGCGGGCGCTGGAAAAGAAATTGTCCACGCACAGGACCTCGTGCCCCTCGTCCAGCAGACGTGCGCACAGATGCGAGCCCAGAAAACCCGAACCACCGGTGACAAGAACCCGTTTTCGCAAATGCATGATAGCCTCTCAACGTAAAATGACCAATAGGCGCAGAGAGTGTACGCCCTTGTTCCGGGACTGGCAATGCCTGAAACAGGGCTTTTTTCGCGGCGGGGCAGGGGCTTGCGTCCCGCGGCCGCCCCTGCTAGAAGCCATGCCAGACGGGCGCCCGCCGGGGATGGGGCGGTGTCCGCCCCCGGGCCGTGCCGCCCGCATCCCGCATGCCCGCCATCCCGGATCAGCCATGAGCCACAAGAAAGTTGAACGTATCGACCCCCTGACCCAGGCCCTGCCCTGCGTGGGCTGTGACAGCCACGCCCATCTGGACGGCGAGGAATTCGACGCCGACCGCGAGGAGGTGCTGGCCCGCGCCCGTGCCGCCGGTGTGGCCACCATCGGCAACATCTTCCTGCATCCCGATACCTGGCGGCAGAAGCGCGCGTATTTCGCCGCGCACCCCGAGGTCTTCTTCGTGCTGGGCATCCATCCCTGTGACGGGCAGCAGTGCACGCCCGAGGTCATGGCCGCCATCCGGGACGCCTTTGCCGGGGATGGGCGCCTGCGCGCCGTGGGCGAGATTGGGCTCGATTTCTACTGGGACGACTGCCCCAGGGAGATCCAGTACCAGGCCCTGCACGACCAGCTGCAACTGGCCCGCGAGCTGGAAAAACCCGTGGTCATCCATTGCCGCAATGCCGAGGCCGAGACCCTCACGACCCTTGAGGCGCGCGGTTTTGCCGGGTACCCGCTGCTCTGGCACTGCTTTGGCGGCGATGCCGACATGGCCCGGCGCATCATCCGCAACGGCTGGCACATCTCCATCCCCGGCCCGGTCAGCTATCCGGCCAACAAGGCCGTGCGCGAGGCCCTGGCCGTCATCCCTGACGACCGCCTGCTGCTGGAGACCGACAGCCCCTACCTTTCGCCCGTGCCCTGGCGCGGCAAGCGCAACGAGCCCGCCTTCACGGTGTTCACCGTGCGCCACATGGCCGCCGCCCGCGGCATGGAGCCCGAAGAACTCTGGCGGCTCTGCGGCGACAACGCCCGCCGTTTCTTCGGCGTATAGACGCATGGGGCGGGGGGCCCTTTCCCTCCTGAACGCGTTTTGTCAGTGTGTCAGGGAGGCTGACGGGCATCGTGTCGTGGAGGTGGACGCACGATGCTGCTCCCCGACGGTGTAGGCAAACGGTATTTGCAAAAAAGCCGGGCGACCGCTCAACTGCGGCTCCCGGCTTTTTTTGATGCCGCGGCGATGCGAACCGGCAAGGGAGGGTCGCCTGCTCTCGTGGGTGCCGTCATATCTCACCGGCATACCATGTGGGGGCGCAGCGCATGGTGCGGCGTATCGCGGAACGGAGCGTAGTGGAGAGGGGAGGGGAAACCTTCCCCTGGTCCGGGCGTGGTTCCCCCTCCCCTCACAAAGGCCTTTCTAGTCCCAGCTGTAGGGGATGTCCTTCGTATCGGCGGGCAGGTGCTCGCCTTCTTCAGGGTCGTGGGGCAGGTCGGCGCAGTTGCAGATCAGGGCCGGTCCGTCACCGGCGGCGGTGAAGCCGTACCAGACCCCTGTGGGGATACGCAGCAGGCCGTAGTGGTCGGGGCGGCCCAGCAGCAGTTCCAGCAGCACGTTTCGGGTGGGCGAGTCGGGGCGGGCATCGTAAAGGACGAGGTGCAGCAGGCCGTGGGGCACGGCATAATACTGTGTCTGACGGCGGTGGCGCTTCCAGGCCTTGACGGCCCCGGGCAGGACTTCGGAGAAATAGACCTCGCCCAGATGCAGTTCCCCGTCGGCCGTCCCGGCGCCGGGGCGCAGGGGGGAGTCGGGGCGCAGCATGTGCAGCACCGGGCCGCCTGGGGTGTCGATGACCTTCAGGGGCTGGAAGCAGACGCCGATGATGCCCATGTCCGGGCACGGATGTTCGGAACGTTCCATGAGGGTATCCTTTTCTGGACAGCGGACCCGCCCGGCGGGGCCGGGCGGACTGCCGGTTTATCTGGTCCAGGGCTGTTCGCGCTGTTCGGCGGCGTTCACATAGGCCGCGATCTGGCCCAGGCTGAAGTCCAGCATGGAGCCCGTCCCGGCGCCGTCGCCGCGATAGAAACGATGGTACCATTCGGCGGTGAAGCGGATGGTCTCCTCAAAGGTCAGGGTGGCTTTCCAGCCCAGGTGGGCCAGGGCCTTGTCGCAGCAGAGCTTGAGCAGGGTGCATTCCTTCATGCCCGCCTGTCCGGCCTTGTCCATCTCGCTGCGGAAGCCGGGCCAGTGCAGGGCCAGGGCCTCCACCACTTCCGCCACGGTATTGTTGACGCTGGCGGCAGGGCCGAAGTTGTAGGCCTCGCCGCGGGTCTCGAAGGGGCCCTTGCGCGCGCCCAGCAGATGGGCGCCCAGCCACAGATAGCCGGACAGGGGCTCCAGCACCAGCTGCCAGGGGCGGGTGGCCCAGGGGCTGCGGATCTGCACGGCCTGACCGGCGGCCCAGGCGCGGGCGCAGTCGGGCACGATGCGGTCGGCGGCCCAGTCGCCGCCGCCGATGACGTTGCCGGCGCGCACGGTGGCGCAGGCCGGGCCGTCCTTGAAAAAGCTCTTGAAATAGGAATGGGCGATGATCTCGGCGCAGCCCTTGGAGGCGGAATAGGGATCGTCGCCGCCCAGATGGTCGGTCTCGCGGTAGCCCCAGACCCACTCGTCGTTGCGGTAGCACTTGTCCGAGGTGATGAAGACCGCGGCTTCCACGCTGGGGCACCGGCGCACGGCCTCCAGCATGTTGAGGGTGCCCAGCATGTTGGCCTCGAAGGTCAGGGGCGCGTCTTCGTAGGATTTGCGCACCAGGGCCTGGGCGGCCAGATGGAAGACCACATCGGGGCGGAATTCCTTCATGGCGCGGATCACGGCGTCACGGTCGCGGATGTCGCCGCGCACGTCCTGGACATGCCGTCCCAGATGCATGGCCTCGAAATGGGACGGGCTGGTGGGCACGCAGTCGGCAAAGCCGCAGACGGTGGCGCCCATCCGGCTCAGCCACGCGGCCAGCCAGGAGCCCTTGAAACCGGTATGGCCGGTGATGAACACACGGCGGCCTTCATAACAGTTGGCAAACATGGTCTTCTCCTGCCGGTCGCGCTTGCGCCGGCGTCTGACGGAAGGGGGGAGGGCCGCCGGACGGCGCCCTGAAGGAAGGCGGGGCCGCGGCCCCGCCGGGAGGGTCTATTTCCAGAAGGCCTTGCCGCTGTCCCACAGCTCGTTGAGCTTGATGGAGTCGCGCAGGGTGTCCATGCACTGCCACTGTCCGGGGTGCTGGTACATGGAGAGCTGGCCTTCGGCGGCCAGGCGCTGCAGGGGCTCTTTTTCCAGGTCGCAGGATTCGTCTTCGTCCAGATAGTCCAGGAACTCGCGCTTGAAGACGAAAAAGCCGCAGTTGATGTACTCGTTGAGCACGGGCTTTTCTTCCCAGGACAGGATATTGCCGTTCCCGTCGGTGCGCACGGTGCCGAAGCGCGAGGGCATGCGCACACCGGTGAAGGTCCCGATGGTGCCGGACTTCATGTGGAAGTCGATGAGCTTGTTGATGTCGATGTCGGCCACGCCGTCACCGTAGGTGACCATGAAGCGGTCGGTATCGATGTAGCGGGCCACGCGCTTCAGGCGGCCGCCCTTGAGGGTCTCCTGCCCGGTGTCGCACAGGGTCACGCGCCAGTCCTCGATCTCGCGGGGATGGGGGGTGACGGCGCCGCTGCGCAGGTCCACGGTGAAGTCCGTGTTGCGGATGTTGTAGTCGTGGAAATACTGTTTGATGTATTCGCCCTTGTAGCCCAGGGGCAGGATGAAGTCCTTGAAGCCGAAGCGGGCATAGATGTTCATGATGTGCCAGAGCACGGGCCGCCCGCCGATCTCGACCATGGGCTTGGGTTTGATGACGGTCTCTTCCCGCAGCCGGGTGCCCTTGCCGCCGCACATGATGATGACTTTCATACAGCCTCCGCCTGTCCGCCGCGGGAGCGGGACAGCAGTTGCCAAAGGTTTCGTATCGCGACCGGCCGGGATGGCGCGGTCGGCCGGGGGCGATGCTAGCAAAAGGCGTGACGGAAAAAAAGCCCTTGTTTTCCGGCCGCCGGCCGCAGATGCGGCGCTTGGCAAGCACCGGCGTCTGCGCTATGGTGTATGTCGCCCGAAAGTATTTGCTGCATGGAGGCTCCTATGCGTAGAACCTACAGATCCCTGTTGCCGGCGGCCCTCATCCTGTTGTGCGGCCTGCTGGCGTCCTGCCTTTCGTCCGGCCCGGAAAAGCCGCTCGGCGCCATGGCCGATGCCATGGAAAAGAACGACAGCGCGGCCTTCCTGGCCCAGATGGACATGCCCCTGTTCGCCGCCAACGAGGCGCGGAACATGACCAGCGAGAACGAGGCCCTGAACATGCTGGATTCCCTGGGGCAGGACCTGGGGCTGGGCGGTATGGACCAGCTGCTGGGCAGCGCCCTGAACATGGAGGACAAACTCCGCAAGAGCCTGACCCGCGGAGTCTCCACCGGTGAGCTCATGGCCCATTGCCGCAAGGCCGAGCGCCCCGACTGCCCGTGGGTGCCGGAATCGCTCAGGAACGCCAGGGTCGTGGAGCTGGGCCCCGATGCCGCCGTGGCTTCCGTGACCACGCCCGCCGGCATGACCTCCTGGCTGGCCCTGCGGAAGCAGGGCGAGAACTGGCGCGTGGTGGGCCGGGCCGTCATGGAGAACATGGCCCGCGCCTTCGCCCAGGCCGGGCAGGCCAAGGCCGCGCCCGCCGCTCCGGCCAAGGCGCAGCAGCCCGCCGCCACGCCCGCGCCCAAGCCCGCCCCCAAGGGCGACGGCGCTGTCACCTTGTAGACAACGGCAAGGTCGCCGTCGTGTGACGGCAGGATGTCGTCATGATGCCGTAAGGGCCGCTCCGGGAGCGGCCCTTTTTCATATGGCGCCAGCCGGTGGGGCACCTGAGGCACAGACCGGAAATCCATCTGTCAGGCGGGTGGGGACAACATGTCATGCAAAGGGGCGGCCGGTTACGGTCGTTTTTCGTCCAAAGCGATGCGGCTCCCGGGAAAAGGTCGGGGAAGGGCCCCGGGGGCAGGCTGTGTCCGGCGGCTGTCCTGAAAAAAACGGGCGTCGCCCGCTCCGGCCGCCGGCGTGTCATTGCAGGACGGGGCCGCCCTCTTCAAAGGGGATGAGCAGCTGTGTCTGCTGGGTGCTGAGCAGCATGTTCTCCAGCACCTCCAGCAGGCGCTTGAGGCCGTCGCCGGTACGGGCGGAGACGGGGATGGCGTGCGGGAAGGCATCGGCCAGTTCGGCGCGGGCGGGCACGTCCAGCAGGTCCCACTTGTTGAGCAGCAGGATGCGCGGCATGTGCTGCAGCTCCAGTTCCTCAAGGATGGTCTCCACAGAGGTGATCTGCTGCAGCAGGTCGGGATGCG
This is a stretch of genomic DNA from Desulfovibrio piger. It encodes these proteins:
- a CDS encoding UDP-glucuronic acid decarboxylase family protein, whose amino-acid sequence is MHLRKRVLVTGGSGFLGSHLCARLLDEGHEVLCVDNFFSSARSNVEELMDNKRFELLRHDVTFPLFVEVDEIYNLACPASPVHYQHDPVQTIKTCVHGAINMLGLAKRLKARIFQASTSEVYGDPDVHPQPESYWGHVNPNGIRSCYDEGKRCAEALFFSYRRQNNVNIKVGRIFNTYGPKMHPNDGRVVSNFIVQALKGEPITIYGDGSQTRSFCYVDDLVECMCRLMATPDDFTGPVNMGNPGEFTIRELAEKVIELTNSSSRLICEPLPGDDPRQRRPDISLAREVLGWEPRVQLEEGLKKTIAYFDAQIRKGLA
- a CDS encoding TatD family hydrolase, whose amino-acid sequence is MSHKKVERIDPLTQALPCVGCDSHAHLDGEEFDADREEVLARARAAGVATIGNIFLHPDTWRQKRAYFAAHPEVFFVLGIHPCDGQQCTPEVMAAIRDAFAGDGRLRAVGEIGLDFYWDDCPREIQYQALHDQLQLARELEKPVVIHCRNAEAETLTTLEARGFAGYPLLWHCFGGDADMARRIIRNGWHISIPGPVSYPANKAVREALAVIPDDRLLLETDSPYLSPVPWRGKRNEPAFTVFTVRHMAAARGMEPEELWRLCGDNARRFFGV
- a CDS encoding dTDP-4-dehydrorhamnose 3,5-epimerase, whose translation is MERSEHPCPDMGIIGVCFQPLKVIDTPGGPVLHMLRPDSPLRPGAGTADGELHLGEVYFSEVLPGAVKAWKRHRRQTQYYAVPHGLLHLVLYDARPDSPTRNVLLELLLGRPDHYGLLRIPTGVWYGFTAAGDGPALICNCADLPHDPEEGEHLPADTKDIPYSWD
- the rfbG gene encoding CDP-glucose 4,6-dehydratase, which translates into the protein MFANCYEGRRVFITGHTGFKGSWLAAWLSRMGATVCGFADCVPTSPSHFEAMHLGRHVQDVRGDIRDRDAVIRAMKEFRPDVVFHLAAQALVRKSYEDAPLTFEANMLGTLNMLEAVRRCPSVEAAVFITSDKCYRNDEWVWGYRETDHLGGDDPYSASKGCAEIIAHSYFKSFFKDGPACATVRAGNVIGGGDWAADRIVPDCARAWAAGQAVQIRSPWATRPWQLVLEPLSGYLWLGAHLLGARKGPFETRGEAYNFGPAASVNNTVAEVVEALALHWPGFRSEMDKAGQAGMKECTLLKLCCDKALAHLGWKATLTFEETIRFTAEWYHRFYRGDGAGTGSMLDFSLGQIAAYVNAAEQREQPWTR
- the rfbF gene encoding glucose-1-phosphate cytidylyltransferase, giving the protein MKVIIMCGGKGTRLREETVIKPKPMVEIGGRPVLWHIMNIYARFGFKDFILPLGYKGEYIKQYFHDYNIRNTDFTVDLRSGAVTPHPREIEDWRVTLCDTGQETLKGGRLKRVARYIDTDRFMVTYGDGVADIDINKLIDFHMKSGTIGTFTGVRMPSRFGTVRTDGNGNILSWEEKPVLNEYINCGFFVFKREFLDYLDEDESCDLEKEPLQRLAAEGQLSMYQHPGQWQCMDTLRDSIKLNELWDSGKAFWK